The following are encoded in a window of Helicobacter anatolicus genomic DNA:
- a CDS encoding cbb3-type cytochrome c oxidase subunit I, whose amino-acid sequence MLDKFLNKKSLQGAFWIIAILTTTILIYFSANLGKEVPPLPNSVKSTSGETLYTQENIINGKGFFQEFGLMGYGTLLGMGSYMGPDFTTELMHKKLIALYEIFAQKEYQKSLESLSEEEKAIIKTKVINDTRSVQLQESGVTYSDEATQAFKIVEKDMIDFLVNGNADWGYRGKVITQEEAKEIIAFFDWSYLVATTYRPTKETTWSNNWPNEPLIDQNATWESQSISLWEWLWLWPLTILVLWISYEYLIKPRSTDTDSLAEPLKITSIFKSQEKLLKYVPIVALFSFIQLVLGGYLAHIYANPGDDFIISQELLPFNVVRQLHINIAIIWVTIGWLVGGLFIAPLVSGKDLKFPKLVDILWIALLVVGGGGLIGIYLGTQGYLRETWFWFGSEGREYLELGRVWDIGLLIGLVFWFLMVFTTIRKAKQDILVGTIIWSAFGIATLYISGMMPIHKIIPNFTVDDYYRWWVVHLWVELTFEMFASGVIAFLSVALGLVKKSIATRVMLFELVLIVLTGVLGVGHHYWWQGADSHWIAIGGIFSALEPLPLVILMIEAIKEQKHIKEMGKKFEWGVPFLWLAGSAFLNWLGAGWLGMVINTPIINYYSHGTYLIIPHGHVAMLGAFGFIAYAFVYMTAKANALAKGLEWSDYLSKVGFWLLTIGVVIYSIPTLIIGFHQTQVAFEKGYYFARLRETLEAVDAWMWFRILPDSMMIIGGGIVLLDLIIKIYFAKKKA is encoded by the coding sequence ATGTTAGATAAATTTTTAAATAAAAAAAGTTTGCAAGGAGCTTTTTGGATTATCGCTATTTTAACAACTACTATACTAATTTATTTCAGCGCTAATCTAGGAAAAGAAGTCCCTCCATTGCCTAATTCAGTAAAAAGCACTTCAGGTGAAACTCTTTACACACAAGAAAATATCATCAATGGAAAAGGGTTTTTTCAAGAATTTGGTTTAATGGGTTATGGAACTCTCCTTGGCATGGGCTCTTATATGGGACCAGACTTTACAACAGAACTAATGCATAAAAAATTAATAGCTCTTTATGAAATCTTTGCACAAAAAGAATATCAAAAATCTTTAGAATCTCTTTCTGAAGAAGAAAAAGCAATTATTAAAACAAAAGTAATCAATGATACAAGATCTGTTCAACTTCAAGAAAGTGGTGTAACTTATTCTGATGAAGCTACACAAGCTTTCAAAATAGTAGAAAAAGACATGATTGATTTTCTAGTAAATGGTAATGCAGATTGGGGATACAGAGGAAAAGTTATCACCCAAGAAGAAGCAAAGGAAATTATTGCATTTTTTGACTGGTCTTATTTAGTAGCAACTACTTATCGCCCTACTAAAGAGACTACTTGGTCAAATAACTGGCCCAATGAACCACTTATTGATCAAAATGCTACTTGGGAATCTCAATCAATTAGTCTTTGGGAATGGCTATGGTTATGGCCCCTAACAATACTTGTTTTATGGATTAGCTATGAATATCTCATCAAGCCAAGAAGCACAGATACAGATTCTCTAGCAGAACCTTTAAAAATTACAAGTATTTTCAAATCTCAAGAAAAACTTCTAAAATATGTGCCTATTGTCGCATTATTTAGTTTTATACAATTAGTTTTAGGTGGATATCTAGCGCATATCTATGCTAATCCAGGAGATGACTTTATCATCTCACAAGAATTACTACCTTTTAATGTAGTAAGACAATTGCACATCAACATTGCAATTATCTGGGTAACTATTGGTTGGCTTGTAGGTGGCTTATTTATCGCGCCTTTAGTAAGTGGAAAAGATTTAAAATTCCCCAAACTAGTAGATATTCTTTGGATTGCATTGCTTGTTGTTGGCGGTGGCGGACTTATTGGTATCTATCTTGGAACTCAAGGCTACTTAAGAGAAACTTGGTTTTGGTTTGGTAGCGAAGGTAGAGAATATCTTGAGCTTGGTAGAGTATGGGATATTGGCTTATTGATTGGTCTTGTATTCTGGTTTTTAATGGTATTTACTACGATTAGAAAAGCAAAACAAGATATTTTAGTAGGAACAATTATTTGGTCTGCCTTTGGTATTGCTACACTTTATATCTCTGGAATGATGCCTATACATAAAATTATTCCAAACTTTACAGTAGATGATTATTATCGTTGGTGGGTTGTGCATCTTTGGGTTGAACTTACCTTTGAAATGTTTGCATCTGGTGTTATCGCCTTCTTATCCGTTGCACTTGGTTTAGTAAAAAAATCCATCGCAACTAGAGTGATGCTTTTTGAACTTGTATTGATTGTACTTACAGGTGTATTAGGCGTAGGACATCATTATTGGTGGCAAGGTGCTGATAGCCATTGGATTGCAATTGGTGGTATTTTCTCCGCTTTAGAGCCACTTCCACTTGTAATACTAATGATTGAAGCAATCAAAGAACAAAAACATATTAAAGAAATGGGTAAAAAATTTGAATGGGGCGTGCCATTCTTATGGTTAGCAGGCAGTGCTTTCTTAAACTGGCTAGGCGCTGGATGGCTTGGTATGGTAATCAACACACCAATCATCAACTACTATTCTCACGGAACCTATCTCATTATCCCGCATGGACATGTAGCAATGCTTGGTGCATTTGGCTTTATCGCATATGCCTTTGTTTATATGACCGCAAAAGCCAATGCATTAGCGAAAGGATTAGAGTGGAGTGATTATCTTAGCAAAGTTGGATTCTGGCTACTTACAATTGGTGTTGTAATCTATAGTATCCCTACACTTATCATTGGTTTCCATCAAACACAAGTAGCATTTGAAAAAGGCTATTATTTTGCAAGATTACGCGAAACTTTAGAAGCTGTCGATGCATGGATGTGGTTTAGAATCTTGCCAGATTCTATGATGATTATTGGTGGTGGTATTGTATTACTTGATCTTATTATCAAAATCTATTTTGCAAAGAAAAAAGCATAG